Genomic window (Helianthus annuus cultivar XRQ/B chromosome 3, HanXRQr2.0-SUNRISE, whole genome shotgun sequence):
AGGAATTCGAGTAAGGTGAAGAAGTGATACGGCGGCGGTGGCCATGTGCGGTGGCGGTGGTCCGGTGGTGGTGGCAGTTGGATGGGGTTGGGGGAGGATAGTGTGTTCAGAACTTGTGAAGAAGGAAGAGATGAAAAAGAAGTTGCAACAAGGGTCCCTGATGTTTGGGTCTACTTACAATCATGATCCGTTACTTTTATATTTAACAGTTACGGATTTCCGCATGTATCTTTAATCGTTTCACCTagatcatcatctccttcttgcACTTGGATAATCTGTAGTGAGCGTTGCCCCTTCCACATCACCAATTCCTGACGCCAAATACAAGTCTTGCACTTGGATAATCTGTAGTGAGCGTTGCCCCTTCCACATCACCAATTCCCGACGGCAAATACAAGAACATGGGCGCCAAACTGTGGTGCCAAAGATCCCTTCGCCATGGCAATAACGTGGGCGAAAGAAGAGGTGAGAAAGAGATTAAAcgatttttaaattttaactcAATCATGTGGTGCCACATCACCTACACGTTATGTGATTTAGCTGATTTTTTTAGtgaattttgtaatttggactcAAGTAGTTAAATTTAGAAAGCATTGGGACTCTGATTTAAACAAGTTTAGGTTTTGAGTTTAAGTAGTTAAATGGTCAAAACACAGCGACTCGAAAAGGACTTTACTCTTAATTCTTATATGGTTGCTTAAAAAGGAAATGCATATAACATTAAATTTCATTTTACACAAAAAAATGGTTCCAATCTACAAGACAATCAACCACTATAAATTCGTGTTTAAAACTTTATACCATTTGCAAACATTGGGAAACAAACTAAAGACATTACCGTAAATATATCCTATGAGTTGATAGTTATCAACGCTCATTTTAGTAACTTCCCAAAATATATGACATTTCATTAACTTGAGAACCTCCGTCCTACCCCAATGGTTATCAATGGGTAATAAAACACCCGGATACATATACATTAACGCCTTCTCTAACAAGCAAATAACTTCCGTTTTCTAAAGGCGAATATCTATAAACCTGATTGACAAGCAAGCCGCTAGAATCAATCAAAAGAGATACAAAAACAAAAAACACCCAAATACATATACGCCTAGATACACAACCAAATCAAATCGCTAAATGAgttagtggtggagtggtaagggagagatcTGTTGTTCCAAGTGACCCAAGTATTCCTGCCCCTATCCATTAGTCTCGGCgacacctggtgatgatgggggACTAGGCGAGATCGCTAGTtggatccttgaactgagcgggttttgcCTCAtagcactgtcgtgccttcgggcgagtgctCATGAGCTTCGGCCTAGGTGAGGGTTTCCCCAGTTTGAAGGGGAGTGTATCTCGACGTGGTAAATTTCACTAGTAGCCCATCTAAAGAATTCATTGGTCGTTCGAAGAAAGAACaaccaaatcaaatcaaatcaattgAATTAGAAGTCAAAATCAAATCaactaaattataaattaaaagaATTTCGTCGAAGTTGGCAAGGTATCTTTGTTGTTAAACGACCAAGCAAATAACTTCTAATAACACTAAACTAACTTTAAAACaataaattacaaatttacacccaATCAAATAACTTGTAAATCTTGTAATCTATACTATTTACTATATAAAGCATTTATTATGTACAAAATGGTAAATTCTCATCAAATTTTACGATGCCTaactttttttatcattttccTTTATTCATACCCCTATTCCCTTGATCAATGACATTTATGTTtaataaatctatactatatattagattatttataaataataataaaaataagctTATGGATAATAAACTCATCACATTCATCAAGAACATATATTCAAAAATGCATTCTATTGTATTTGTGTATTTGGACTAAAAGACGAATAAGTGAACCAAAATGAATCAAATTTAACATAAAATGTGTTTTGTAATTTAGAGAAGTTAGCTAAAAATTTAGATGTAAATTATAcactccgccgcaacgcgcgagtTTTTCACTAGATAAAAAAATGTTGCAGTATATTGTATAATGTTTCCTATTTATCACAAGGGTTTCTCTTGCGTTGCAGCCGCAAAACGCGAgtgcttttatatatatatatacacacaacgTATATGTGATTTTTTAACGTTTTTAAGTTTGAATTATATTCTGAGCCCATATTGTCGACTTCGCTGTAACGCACAGGTTACTCACCGGTGACATTAAACTAACTTTAAAAAATAAGAATAAGAGGTAAAGTTGGTTTCCCATTCACGTGTGGATTACAAATACTTTACCAAATGTCTTTTGCTTCATTCATCTCCTTTTACGTGTCCCccaattctctctctctctctctctctcatcggAGCTTCACCACCGCCGGTGATCCACAACATTCGCTATATACCTTTCTCCGATCACTATCAACAGCCATGACTCCTGAGTAGTAAGTTCTTTTGTCTATTCCAATCAATTTCTATtcaatttcttctttttcttttgatcggATCATCTTTTTATTACCTAATTCCTCGATTTGGTGATTCAATTAACTGGATCTTGATTTGTTGTTCTGATGTAGATGTTCGATTTTATGATTTTGTGTGATAGATGAGTTAgggttttttatatttatttatcatTGGATCGGGACTCAGGGAGGGTAGATCACATATTCACACAAATTTACGAACACCTGTATATAGTTTGTATTATGATTGCTATCTACTTGGTGTAATTTAGCATAATTACTGCTAGGTTTATGTGAAAAATGTGAAATTTAGTTCATGAAAGAATTGTATTAGATGATGTGTTAGTTTCATAGTTTGTTGGATGGAATAAttgaagatatatatatatatatatatatttttttataactttttaacCTAATAGGCTAATATTATCTCTGTAGATTATAGTAGCAGCTGTTGAATGTTGACGGTTAATATTCGATGCCAAATCGTTAAAACTGTAAACAATCAAAGTTGTTTCGTTTTCTTTTTGATTAAACGAAACATAACGTGTGGATTTTTATTAAAACGGGCATCGTAATGAGGATTCTTTAGCTATATTACGATCGAAgtgtttttctttttatttattttctctGTTGTATACTGTTAAATTATTTATTGTAGGCAAAAGATGTGTTTCcgtttttggtttggttttagTTGGATAGGGTTACTATTTGATGAACTAGTTAGAAGATTTTTCATTTAGAGGATTTGATTTGTTAAGTgcttttggggggggggggggggggggggggggagataCAGTTGAGGGAGAAGTATATATTTGTGTGAAAAAGATAGTGCTTTCAGCATTAGTTTATTGCTTGAACGTCAGCAGATAGGATATGACGCAGGTACATTATTACCTGCTCTTCTTGAGGTCGTATTGGAACCAGAAATTTATAAGTAACGGTCAGGTTCAGGTGTTTATATTAGTCTCAAATGGTTTCAAGATTATGATAGCTCAAGCTTAGTTCATGGGTGCTAAATGTGTTTTTGAAAATTATCTAGAGTATATAATATATTGATGTCGGAACCAACAAACCGGTCCTAATGCTTTACGAAATGTATCTTTTTAAAGTTTCTTCTTCTTGTTTTCATTGTTTAGAGATCTATTAAGATGTGTAACAGTAGTAATCATTTGTGTGTTCCATGTGATTAGCTATGATTTCGATTGAGATACAcgaaaaattttagggttaaacTGTCTTAAAACAAGCTTTTAATATCTTATTGtaatatgtattttttttctaTTCCGACTTTGTTTTATTTGACATCAATGATTACCACATGCGTTTGAAATAATGTCTTTGGATTGGCCGTTTGCgttttgcttttgcattgaataaCTGCATGCATGGCTTCGTAAATATATGTATTTCTGACATCATCTTTGGCAGTGACTACCTGTTCAAGCTTTTGCTCATTGGAGATTCGGGTGTAGGAAAGTCATGTCTACTTCTGAGGTTTGCTGTAAGTGTCTTCGATCGTATACAAAACATGCTTTTTGTACATCTACATATTATTTATTTGGagatatttttcttttttgtaCGAGTTTTTCCTTTGCCGCCCATTAAGTATTAATGCCCGTTAAAAATATGCTATTGACTGATTTTCCTTGATTATCTTTTCTACTTGTTATAGGACGATTCTTACTTGGACAGTTACATAAGCACCATCGGAGTCGATTTTGTACGTAACTATTATTTCTGTTGATTGCTAACTTGAAATACACATCTTGAAGTTTGACTAAATTTTTTTTTGCGTCTTTCGGTTAGAAAATTCGTACCGTGGAGCAAGATGCCAAGGTTATCAAGCTTCAAATTGTAAGTTTAAGCTATGATTTAATTCATAATGATCTGATTTGTAGTCATACAAACCAAATCTTCGTTCTTATCGATTTTTTTTAGTATGTgatttatttttctttctttttctgctcTGCTAATGCACAGTGGGATACTGCTGGCCAAGAACGTTTTAGGACAATCACAAGCAGCTACTATCGAGGAGCACATGGCATCATCGTTAGTGATATACTTGCGGTTTTTCTTACTTCAAAAATACCTATTTGCCCATAAAAGAGATattttatagagtaaattacaaaaatcgtcctttatgtatgtcacttattgcaaacagtgtcctttgtcttcaataattacagaaaacgtactcgatgtttgcaaacccttgcaggttatgtcctttagccctaactcggttaatttttgtagttaaatctgaccaaatggaccccacatgagggtatttttgtggttaaatctgaacaaatggacctcacatgagagtaaaatgaccaaaataccctcatgtggggtccatttggtcagatttaaccacaaaaaattaactgagctagggctaaaggacataacttgcaagggtttgcaaacatcgagtacattTTCTGTAATTGTTGAAGACAAAGggcacagtttgcaataagtgacatacataaaggacggtttttgtaatttactctattttataaATAGTCAAAGCTTGCAATATGCATGGTTGTCGAGTAATGTGTCTTTTTTGTATGTGTTCAGGTGGTTTATGATGTGACGGACCAAGAGAGCTTTAATAACGTTAAGCAGTGGCTGAGTGAAATCGACCGTTACGCTAGTGAGAACGTTAACAAGATCCTTGTTGGAAACAAATGCGATCTTGTTGCAAATAAAGTCGTTTCAACCGAAACAGCCAAGGTAAAATCTCAATTGGGATTTTCAGTACTATAAACGCATCATTTAAATGAATTATCTGTTGATATTTACAGGCATTTGCTGATGAAATTGGAATTCCGTTCTTGGAAACAAGTGCAAAAGATGCAACCAATGTCGAACAGGCTTTCATGGCCATGACGGCTTCCATCAAAGACAGGTAAGTGtcgtgatatgatcaaacaacaAGCTATCATGTGTTTTTcctagggctggcatatcgtgtatacccgtacacgataagacacgacacgataagagacgatacacgaaatcccatacacgaacacgacacgataacttagcgtgtcctttttttcaaacacgaacacgaacacgacgcgatatacacgaaaattacctgttaatacctgttaacacgactgttcgactgttatacacgaaaattacctgttaacacgaacacgacatgctatctgagggagtttagggttttattttttttgaattgaatgatgaatgaaaatagaaaggaattaaAGAACGCACACACACATGGCTAATGAGTTTTActtaatttaatttcttatcgtgtactaacgggtattaacaggtaaacaggtatttaacctgtttatacacgaaaattaacaggtgatctcgtgtctacctgtttggtacacgatacctgttaaggccatacacgatacctgttaacttcgtgtaggttcgtgtcgtgtattcgtgtaaaattgccagccctagTTTTTCCAAATGTAATGGGTACTTAatgatttgtttgttttgttaaCGTAGGATGGCGAGTCAACCCAATTTGAATACCTCAAAGCCTCCAACGGTCAACATTCGTGGTCAACCGGTCTCCCAGAACAGCGGATGCTGCTCTTAGTGGTTGTATTTGATGGGGGTGATGTGGCGGTGTACAAGTATTGTCCTTGTGTTAGGGTTGGATTCTTTTTACTTTCTTTGTTTCAGATTGTTTGCATTGTATAAAATTCAAGAATTCTTTTTACAATGTTTGTCATGTCAAGAATACAAAAAAATTGTTCTAGTTCTTTCAATGTCGTTGAAAATCGTAGTTTGAACCGCTTTGGTATCCATTAAAGTCGCTAGCTTTCAAGCTCGTTTGAGCTCAAACTCGTCTTGTTTAACACGAGAATTAAGCTCGAGCTTGTTTAAACTCGAAAGCTCTAGCTCGGTCTAAACCCTGCATGTCTAATGGAACAAACACTTGAAcataataagagttaattactgttttcgtccctatggtttgtcaaaaatcactatatcagtctattagtttaaaaattgtgatttcggtccatgtggtttcactttcgtaaccatttcagtccacctcgtaaccatttcagtccctgtacttaacagaccacagggactgaaatagttacgaaagtgaaaccacagggactgaatggttacgaaaatgaaatcACAGGGACCGAAATCGCAATTTTAAAACTAatagactgaaatagtgatttttgacaaaccacagagacgaaaacagtaattagcTCACATAATAAACTTAGTTAAATCAAGTAAACCATACAAACATAAAGAACTAAAAATTGTCATTCATCTATTTCAAAACAAAACTGAGAAACATGTGTCTCAAACATACAAATTAACTGGCCTTCATATGCTCCAAATCTCTAAAAACTTTAAAAGGCGAGTTTCTCACTTGCCGCCTAAAGTTGGGAAGTGACTAGGATCCTCGATTTTGGGAGCTTCGTGTGCATAGCTTGAACCACCGCCTTGGTTAAAACGACCACCGCCTCTATTGCCACGCCCACGCCCACGGCCGCCTGGGGAGTAATACCTTTCACCTTCGGCAGGTTTCAAAAACTCGTTGATGCTGAGTGACTGTAACCACAAATACGTTCTTAGCAAGTTCAAATAAAACTAAGAATTGAAAAGTTTGCTCGACAATAGAAGTCGAAACAGCATAGGATTACCTTCTTAGCGCGTTCTTCTTTTTCAGCAATCTCTTTACGTTTATCTTTATCAGAACCCTATAAAACAATTCCAAATCAGTTAAAGTTAGTACAATTAAAAAAGCTCATGAAAGTAACTTGTAAAACCCTCgtataaaataaagagtaaattacgattttggcccctgtggttatatcatttttacccttttagctcaaaaaagaaatttttaacatctgagcccccaacgtctttttttccaacacttttggcccctaacactaacctcatccattaaatgttagggacCAAAAGGGttgaaaaaaagacgttaggggccaccaaaagggttagaaaaaaagacgttgggggctcagatgttaaaaaattatttttttgggctaaaagggtaaaattaatataaccacaggggccaaaatcgtaatttactctaaaataaaaaaaattactcaCCAATTTGACAAAAATGTCATCATTAGTTTTCTTGTTTGAGAGTTGCTGCATGGATGCAAGCTCCTTGTCAACTTCCACCTTCCGTTCTTCGGTCTTGAGTGCTTCCAGAGCTTTCCGCTTCTCTTCTAGAACCTTCTGGTATTCTTCAAGCGTCATTTCCTGCATCACAACGTATCCAACAAATTTGCATCGTCAAACGTTCAGAATCATTAATAAAACCGTTACAAAATCAAGACGCATAGATTAAGTATTCACCTTATTCTCAGGCTCCTCGACACGTTCATTAGCCGTGTCGTTTTTCACATCAGCTGTGTCTTCCTCGGGTTCGGGCTTATCAGACGCCACGTTTTTCTCGTTTTCAACCACCTCTTCTTGAATCTCCCTGTGACGGAAAAAATTATAAGAATTACTtacaaaaacaaaaattatttcataaattaaaaaaaaaaaaaaaaaaaacttggtaAGTAGAAAAAATACTGTTTGATTTCATCAGCCTGAGTTCCCCAGTTCCCACGGCCCGCTCCCTCGCGCTTGAATTCATTCCTGcacataaaatgaaaaaaaatcacGTTAAGCCGATAAAACGAGCACAGTTCAAAACaggtatttttaaaaaaaaattgtatccaTAATttcagattaaaaaaaaaaaagaaaaagattttaCCCACGCCCTGTGCCGCTATGACGTTCATATGTCCTACGTGGACGTTCTCCAtcctcaccaccatcaccattaGCAAAAGACACACGACGCTCACCGCGAAAACCGCCACGAGGACCACCATAACCACCACCACGTCTCTCAGAAGACTTTCCATCAGACTCTTCGATACCACGGTTACCAAACGAACCCTCATTGTTGGCCGAATCTCTATTGTATCCACCACTTCCACGCCCACCACGACCGTACCCACGACCACCACGCCCGCCACGCCCACCTTCATTTCTGGCTTCTCTCACTgcatatatatataaatccaaAAGATAATCACGCACACATAAGACTACAAGCAGCATCATCAAATACCCGTATACATAATCATTCTCAAAATAGGATATTAACTCGAACATTACAAAAAAGTATCAACCAACCAATCATGCTTCCAACTTAGGGGccgtttggcaacttctgaatggttaagtgatgaaccaataagaggtctaaaccattaagtgctgaatctgtaagatgtctgaaccaataagagagccagtataatgcttaaccgtttagaggcaaatgtctgaccaattcagattagaggtcttaaccattcagacttagtataatgcttaaccattcacaGGCAAATGTCTGAgacattcagacatctgctcgcgaaacaaacagtctgaaccagtaagaagtctgagccattaagagcctcattaagaggtaaacaaacaaccccttagtaaGTGTACATCAACAAAACACAACTCAACAATACGGTAATCTCATTAAGTCGTGCACGTCTAAAATGAGCATCTCATTATCGCGGTCTCGATAAATAAACATTGCATATATGATTATCCAAGCATTAAGGGGTCAAATAGTTGCATATATTACTTCTACCAATAATAAAATTTTCTCACTCAACCCATAGTTGTTAACGGCGAATAACGATAAGGTatctatatgctacatagcgaacaACGATAAATTAAACCAATCACCCAAACATGTTAATTTTTATATGTTTGTTGCAACTTTATCTCACAGAAACTATcatctaccccccccccccacaaaaaccaaaaaaaaaaaaaaacaatcaccCAAACATGTTAATTTTTATATGTTTGTTGCAACTTTAACTCACAGAAACTATcatctaaccccccccccccccccaaaaaaaaaaaaaaaaaaaaaaaacccaaatttaGTGAACTAGCATGCATATAGAT
Coding sequences:
- the LOC110931018 gene encoding ras-related protein RABD2c; the protein is MSFASFISFYVSPNSLSLSLSHRSFTTAGDPQHSLYTFLRSLSTAMTPEYDYLFKLLLIGDSGVGKSCLLLRFADDSYLDSYISTIGVDFKIRTVEQDAKVIKLQIWDTAGQERFRTITSSYYRGAHGIIVVYDVTDQESFNNVKQWLSEIDRYASENVNKILVGNKCDLVANKVVSTETAKAFADEIGIPFLETSAKDATNVEQAFMAMTASIKDRMASQPNLNTSKPPTVNIRGQPVSQNSGCCS
- the LOC110931019 gene encoding RGG repeats nuclear RNA binding protein A, which encodes MATMNPFDLLGDDDNDDPEQLVQKIVAAPANKAPAAAPAGKATAQPAKLPSKPLPPAQAVREARNEGGRGGRGGRGYGRGGRGSGGYNRDSANNEGSFGNRGIEESDGKSSERRGGGYGGPRGGFRGERRVSFANGDGGEDGERPRRTYERHSGTGRGNEFKREGAGRGNWGTQADEIKQEIQEEVVENEKNVASDKPEPEEDTADVKNDTANERVEEPENKEMTLEEYQKVLEEKRKALEALKTEERKVEVDKELASMQQLSNKKTNDDIFVKLGSDKDKRKEIAEKEERAKKSLSINEFLKPAEGERYYSPGGRGRGRGNRGGGRFNQGGGSSYAHEAPKIEDPSHFPTLGGK